Part of the Xiphophorus couchianus chromosome 8, X_couchianus-1.0, whole genome shotgun sequence genome is shown below.
TGTTTATCAGTTATTGTGTTTAACACCATTGTAGTTGCTACGTGACACAACATATGCCGAATAATGGTGGGAGTAAATCTGAAGGTCAGTTCATCCAATTTCACAGCCTTTCACTGCCAGACTTCATGGTCAATGTAGGCCGTGTTCTTTGATGACTCTCGGAGAATGCAGCCCCTGAGATTAGACACACCCACTATTCTCTTAAGTGTAGCATTGAATTATTCACATAatgcttttctcttcttttcattATGTGCCAGGCACCTTGGTCCAGGCTGGGATGACAACCTAAAGCTGGACGTTGGAGTTACATCAGCATTATTCGGGCACCCTGCTCTTCATGTAGCTGGTCTGCTTTAGGGTGCCATGGCCACTGGAACAGAGAACCGCCATGACCATATTCTGGAGAAAGCCAAGCTTTCACCAACATCAGGGAAACGCAGGAGAGCAGAAGGGAAACCCAAGAAGAATTTTCCTTGTCAGGAGTGTCAGAAGGCATTCAACAGCCTGGAGAAGTTGAGGGTGCACTCGTACTCTCACACAGGGGAAAGGCCGTATCGCTGCTCCCATCCGGACTGCACCAAGGCTTTCGTCTCCAAATACAAGCTGCTACGGTACAGCAGGGTGCAGcatgttgatttgttttctttaggcTTATTGAAATCTAGCATTATGATATACTAATGAGTAGCTTTACTTACAGTTCTATGTAACGCATGCTAactttgaatataatttcagccATTCTGAATTCTCATAGATTGTGTCTGTGTTCCAAGGCATATGGCAACTCACTCACCAGAAAAAAGCCACAAGTGTTCAtactgtgaaaaaatgtttcaccgCAAGGATCACTTAAAAAATCACCTGCACACTCATGATCCACACAAGGAGGCTTTCACCTGTCAGGAGTGCGGAAAGAGCTACAACACCAAGCTGGGCTTTAAGCGCCACCTGGCCCTCCATGCTGCACACAGCGGAGACCTGACCTGCCAAGTGTGCCTGCAGCTGTTccccagcactgtggttctcctgGAACACCTCAAAACACATGCTGGCAAGCCATCTGGAGGGACCAAAGAgaagaagcattgttgtgaacATTGTGAGCGTCAGTTTTACACCCGCAAAGATGTGCGACGCCACATGGTGGTGCACACTGGACGCAAGGATTTCCTCTGTCAATTCTGTGCTCAGCGCTTTGGTAGGAAGGATCATCTGACACGCCACATGAAGAAGAGCCACACCAGGGAGCTGCTGAGGGTAAAAAGTGAACCAGCTGATTCGCTGGAGACAGATGTTTATGATTTGGCTACTGGAAGCATCAAGGATGAGCTTCCAGCAAC
Proteins encoded:
- the plag1 gene encoding zinc finger protein PLAG1 translates to MATGTENRHDHILEKAKLSPTSGKRRRAEGKPKKNFPCQECQKAFNSLEKLRVHSYSHTGERPYRCSHPDCTKAFVSKYKLLRHMATHSPEKSHKCSYCEKMFHRKDHLKNHLHTHDPHKEAFTCQECGKSYNTKLGFKRHLALHAAHSGDLTCQVCLQLFPSTVVLLEHLKTHAGKPSGGTKEKKHCCEHCERQFYTRKDVRRHMVVHTGRKDFLCQFCAQRFGRKDHLTRHMKKSHTRELLRVKSEPADSLETDVYDLATGSIKDELPATLTTRSLQVNMFTSSDLDTQPFSSPSNPFSLKYPLSSNFTSYTITSHEREQNLKGELETYLMELQNTLPSSSSASVEPQIPSSKLDLLPHVGMLEEASEEACLSKISTPAAGPAADSMASSSSLMDFSQLFNFLPHNGPPYNHVGSGGGSIGPAVTFPSTEESVPLLQLPPQIPVGEEPAESPLQGLPSSFICSLSTPTTLPRFHQAFQ